The following is a genomic window from Sphingobacterium spiritivorum.
GGGGGAAAGATGGGGCCAATAGGTACGGGCAAAATCCATAAGGTTTCCACCTTTGCCAAGTGAGCTGTCAAACCAGCTTTTAAATTGTTGATTGACCGTTAGGACTACTTTGTTATTGGTTCGCTTTCCGAATACGCTGGCGTATTGAAATTCATCGCCATTGATCGATACGGGTTCATGCCCCAATGCTTTGAGCAGGGTTACGAGGGTCAACGGTTCATTGGATGGTGTGTTGCTTTTGTAAGATGTCATAAGAAATTTTTTTGATGTGATGGATAGGTTTTACAGGTAGCGCATGGCTTCGCGGGATTTGCTTACGGCTTCGATCTCCATGCGGTCGATCCGCCATGCTGCGGAGTGGTCGCCGTCCTTGCGCGGGGTAATCAGTCCCAGACCGATCCAATGCTCTACATTTTTTCGTCCATACCGTTTGAATGCTTCTGATTTTTTGAGGTATGGCCGGATATGGCCAGTTTTGGACAGGGCCAGTTTTGCGCCCATTTCGGCAGCATAAGAAAGCAATGTCTGCAATTGCAGCGGTGTCAATAGTATATTCATAGCTTCTTGGGGATTTAATGGTTTACTAATGAAGGGAATTGGGTCTTCCCGTGTTGGAACCGGCAACGGGCAACGAACCCGAAATGATCCGCTCTTGCCGATTTATAGTAAGTTGTCGGAGCTACTCACGTCAGTCCGTACGGACCGGGCTATTGCCTGCCAATGCGCTTTCAGCATATTGGTATCGCCAAGCATTGGCTTACCTCACTTTCGCAAAATTTCCCATTCCTCACGGGATAATGCTTCACTCCTCAATGTCAAAGACCGTCCATGCTCCGCTATCGCAGCAGATGCGCTTACCTGTCCGTTACAGGCAGGTAGGTGATCCGATTGCTCGAAGCCGCAACGGCTTCGAGTTCTGATCTGTCAAGAAAGATTTGGGAAGTGTCGGTAGGTTGTTGGGCGGAGATTAGCCCCTCACGGAGCCATCTATCCACATTGCTCCGACCGTACAGGCGGTAAGCATCGGCTTTGGTCAACTGATCTGGAACGGGGCGTTCTTCTTTGATTGCGTTTGCTGTTCCTTGTTCGGCTGCATTTTTTAGCAGCGTTGCCAATTCCATGTACCTCATACTTCCAGATGGGGTTATTCTCCCATTCGGGTACAAAGCACGAAAACGGCATAAGGCAAAAACAGTGAAAAGGGGTGAAAGAAACGTTTCACCCCCAAGTCAAAATGTAGGCGTAATTAAAAATAAAGTGTGTTTTTTTGAAAAATTAAAGGGAGTGGATTTTAGCGGAGAGATTCCGAATCCATCAAAAAGGAGAGGGTAATATCGAGCCCTTTGGCTATGGCATGTAGGGTACTCAAACCGGGGTCGGTCTGGCCTAATTCGATGTAGGAAAGTTGTCGGTAGTCAATGCCGGAAAGTTCGGCTAACTTTTCCATCGTTAGCTTTCTTTCCGACCTTAGGTCTCTAACCCGTTGGCCAAGAGCTTTAATTATATCGTCATTTCGTATGTGCTTCACATAACGAAATTGCGACATAATTACCTGCCATGTTATGAAGTATATTTCATATTTAAGATTTGGTATATTAAATTTGTGGGGATAAGAATATTTATGATTAATTTTCACTTTATAATTCAGATCAACAGATGACATCCTCTGACATATCCCTTACGGCATTGAACATAGATACCGATTTCGTTAAGCAAGCTAAAGGTATGGGCTTGGAAACGCTCGGAGACATTATGGATATGAAATTGCCCGATTTACGAAAGAAAAAAGGCTTCAACTATATCTGGTATGCTACTTTATTGGAGATATTGGAAAGACAGGGGCTTCTTGACGAGTTTGAACGCAGGCAGTTATGAATCTTGATGATTGGAAACGCTATAATGCTTGTTCAGCCAATTGACCATACCGATCAGATGGCCTTTCATTTTCTTTGCGGTAGAAAATTCCACATCGGTTGATTTCTTTTGTAAACTTTCGGCAGAAATGAACGGTGTTCTTGGAGTGCTGAAATGCCGGGCATAATAGGCAAAGGTTTTGCCTACCTCTTCTTTGGGCAATAATCCTTTCTCCATGAATAACCTTATAAAAAGTCCAAATTGAGCCACGGGTAGATTAACCTGCATCCGGTCTGTTTGTTCACTAAGTTTACTATCTTGTATTTCCAATCTTCGTAATTCAATTCGCTGTTGGATATATTGTTTCTTCTCTGCAAGGAGTGTCCTTATTTGTTCTCTAATGGATTCATCTTCTGTCATCCATCTTGATGTACACCGTGCCGGTAGGCTGCTGATTCTGTCTTCCAATCCAATTAGTATTTCTAATTGTTCATGTAAACTTGGTGTGTCCACCATTAGACGGTTGCAACATTTTGCGCAATAGTTGAAAAAAGCCGGGGTATTGAAATCGTACTGATACAATAGGTTTTCCATCTCAACTGTGGTAAAGGGCTGTAACTTTTTCAGTTCTTCCAAAATCATTGATGCGTACTCCGCATCCGATCGGTTCATTCCCTTTCGTTCGATTAATAACTTTAGTTTATTTAATACCAATTCTCCCAATACAGGATCAACATCTGATTTGGAAACCAGACTGTGTAAATCACGTAACCTTCTCCTTAGTTCCATACGGATACTTGGAATGGAATAGGCCGTCAAGGGTAGACCAGATAAAATATGCCTGTCGAACCTCTCGCAGGCTTCCAAAAGCGATTCCAGTGTGGTCAGCGTTTGGCGGTAAAGCTGGTGTACTTGGGTGGAAAATGGATATTCATTCCACGATCCTGTCATACCAACCATATAATTATGTATGGTGTTACTAACAATTGTCAACTGCAATAGAATTGCTTTTTTTTCGGATTTAGAACTACCGACCAAACTTAAAAAATAGGGTCTAAATCGCTGTGTGCTTTCCTTTAGGTCATCAAAATAGCGAGTGAATCCTAAATGATGCTCGGCAGTCTTGATTAGTACATTTGGATGTAAGTTCTTTTCCAATACATAAAGCCAACTTATAAAATTTCCCCTCATAATTAATACTTCTTAATGCGTCCATGATATTGAATAGCGTTGAAATCAAATTAATTTTGCACATACGAGAAACAAAAATCAGAAACATTAAAAAGTCAAAAAGTCCCGAAATGGTCTTATAGGACACTTTTGCTTTATAGCATCTTGTCAATATCTATTCTCTTATGAGGTTTAGGTCGCTTATCGGCTTTGGATGGAGTAAATATTGTTTTGATGGTTTGAGGACTTAGTTCTTTACCATTCTTGTCTACAAATGAATTTACAAGGATAGCAACAAAGTCATTTACATTGCCGTCTATGACGGGTTTACCATTGGTAAACAACTCTCTGTTTAATTGATAGAAAATATCCACAAACTGATTGATGTTGCAATTTATTTTTAGTTTGCTGAATGGAAGCATATCTTTCTTTTTTTGCATTTGCTCAATGGAAAATTCGTTTGTCAGGCGGTTGATGTGCTGTATTTGATCTATTTCCTTTTGACATTGATCCGAATAATCGGGCAATTTGGGATTAATAAAGTCAATACTGGCTTGTTCGTAATCAAATTTTTCTTTGGTGAGAAACATAATTTTTTCAGTATAGTCCTGCAATTCGATCAATCTGTTTTTGGTTTCTTTAAATGAAAAGTATCGTGTTTCACATTCAGCATTTACATATTGCATTGGTAATTTAGCCGCCGTATGTCTATAGCCTGTCTGTTCTATTTCTTTCCGCTTACTTTCAATGATGGTGTAGCATTTTATCATTCTACCTCGGTTGGTAGAGTTGACAAACAGTTCTTCGTTTTCGGCTATAAGTTTTTCAAATTTATTAAGCCACTTGATGGGGTCCGCTACAAAAACGCAATGGTGTGAAAAGAAATCGGGTAGCTTTGCATAAGGAAGTTTCATAATTTTATTTATCAATTCCTCACAATAAACTTTGTTATCGACAACGTTTTCCTGCAAAATATCAAACATGATATTATCCGATTGATCTCTCGGTATCGTTGTTTGTTCTGGAAATTGAACCGTTGATTTTATCTGATATTTGTTTTGCATAAGTTTATTTTTTACTATTACCCAGTCATATCTATGTCTTCCATCTTCAAGGAGATATTTGTTTTTGGGCTTCTTTTTGTACAGTAGTATTCTTATACTCTTTTTTCAACTGTATCAACTTTGTTTTTTGTTTAATCCTTTTTCTATCTCTATTTCGCTTCGAGATTTTGCTGATACCCTAAAAAGAACAACAGCTATCATAGCTAAGATTAGGGTAAGGATACCCCCATATAAAAACTCTTTATCGGGAAATTTTGTACCGAAAAAACCAGCTATTGGATAGGCTATTGCCCACCATAAATGAGAAAATGCGAAATGAGCTCCATATACTTTGCCCTGGTCTTGGGGTTGTATGTTTTCGCCTATCAGCGTTTCGGATGGCATATCGGCAAGTGTTTGTCCGATACCTGCCGAAACCCATAAAAACAACAATCCTGTGTACGGAACGAAATTGGCAAGGCTTATGGCTATGCCAATTAAAACAGCACCGCTTATCAGTGATATACTGCGTGTTTTGGTTTTGTCCAAACTGCCCAACAAAAATGCCGTAATAGCTGCGCCCACTCCGAATACCGCCATTATCCATCCATAATGCTTATCGTCCAATTGCAGGGATGTTTTTACCAAGCCAACCGTATTGACCAACACCATTGCACCTGCAATGGCTGATATAAATTCGATGCTCAATGCGAAACGCACAATCTTATTTCCGAACAATAGGCGGATGCCTTTTAATACTTCTCCCCACGTCTTTTTCGGCACTGTATTATCTGCGATATCAACTCCTTTCTGTAAGGCTGCTTTAGGGATGGTGATAATGAATAGTATTGCAATTAAAAGGGTTGTGCCGTTGACGAAGAATATTTGTTTCGCCCCTAACCATACCGCTACAATGCCCGCCAATGCAGGACCAAATACACTCAACAACTGAAAGGTTGCCATTGACAGGCCGTTGGCTTCCCTGTATATTTCTTTATCCACTATCTGTGGGATGATAGCCCGGTATGTTGGTGTAAAGAATGCGGCAAATATATTGAGCGCAAATATCAATCCGTACACCTGCCATTCAGCATTGACAAAAGGAAGCATACACACGATTGCCATTCTTGCAAACTGTGTTATCAGCAATATTTGTTTCCGTTGAAACCTTTCCGATACAACGCCTGCAAAGGGTGAAAATATAATATACGCCGTAACCCGTAATGTAAGTGCCGATGCCAATATAGCGACCGCATTATCGGGGTTAATTTCATACGTAAGCAATGCTAACCCCAACCATGTAAAAGCATCACCAAAAAGGCTTGCGATTTGCGCAAAATAAAGCCTTGCGAAAGTCTCATTTCGCAAGGTCTTAAAAGGCTCTGTAACTATTTTTATTGAGGATATTATTTTCATATATTATAATATTGTTTTTACCATAGGCAATCCTGAAAATCGGTTGCCATGTGTAGTAATAGTCCAAGTGCAATAATTCTGATTATTTTAGTGCCAAACAGGAATGCTAAAGCATATACAGCTATTGCGTAATACGAATGCAGAAAATGAAAACCAATACTGCATCTGTTTGGGTCGAATATCGGTTTTGCAATCAAGTGGTCAACGTCAACAATCATTGTCAGTAGTAGAATTATCCAGACGGTTTTCCATCCCCTTTTGTAAAACACAAAGGCAACCAACCCCGGAAAGAGGAAGTGTAATGAATAGTGGACGATATTTTTTATAATAAATATTGACATTGGATATTCA
Proteins encoded in this region:
- a CDS encoding MFS transporter, with the translated sequence MKIISSIKIVTEPFKTLRNETFARLYFAQIASLFGDAFTWLGLALLTYEINPDNAVAILASALTLRVTAYIIFSPFAGVVSERFQRKQILLITQFARMAIVCMLPFVNAEWQVYGLIFALNIFAAFFTPTYRAIIPQIVDKEIYREANGLSMATFQLLSVFGPALAGIVAVWLGAKQIFFVNGTTLLIAILFIITIPKAALQKGVDIADNTVPKKTWGEVLKGIRLLFGNKIVRFALSIEFISAIAGAMVLVNTVGLVKTSLQLDDKHYGWIMAVFGVGAAITAFLLGSLDKTKTRSISLISGAVLIGIAISLANFVPYTGLLFLWVSAGIGQTLADMPSETLIGENIQPQDQGKVYGAHFAFSHLWWAIAYPIAGFFGTKFPDKEFLYGGILTLILAMIAVVLFRVSAKSRSEIEIEKGLNKKQS
- a CDS encoding DUF6122 family protein, which translates into the protein MSIFIIKNIVHYSLHFLFPGLVAFVFYKRGWKTVWIILLLTMIVDVDHLIAKPIFDPNRCSIGFHFLHSYYAIAVYALAFLFGTKIIRIIALGLLLHMATDFQDCLW
- a CDS encoding helix-turn-helix domain-containing protein, which codes for MSSVDLNYKVKINHKYSYPHKFNIPNLKYEIYFITWQVIMSQFRYVKHIRNDDIIKALGQRVRDLRSERKLTMEKLAELSGIDYRQLSYIELGQTDPGLSTLHAIAKGLDITLSFLMDSESLR